In Quercus lobata isolate SW786 chromosome 12, ValleyOak3.0 Primary Assembly, whole genome shotgun sequence, a genomic segment contains:
- the LOC115970960 gene encoding zinc finger BED domain-containing protein RICESLEEPER 2-like: MDSMNEENDEYGDTVSSASKRMRCKTSSVWSDFEILPKGSNGKERARCKKCQNSFVACSNGTTSLLHHRAKCHEVDNEIVSRQPLDQATYREMVALAIIRHNYPFSFVEHENNMLLHCYLNPDVKTICRNTAKSDVIKIYRREKENLKHDLKSITGRFCLTSDLWSSPNTYEYMVLTTHYVDEHWVLQKKVLSFCHVLPPRGGVILAERLLGLLKEWDIEKRVFTITLDNVSYNDTLVSHLKRHPSFRPYLPYGGEFFHVHCGAHILNLIVQDGLKVINEVVYNLRESVKYVRGLDHRKLRFAQCLSKLPFLTSKKVRQDVPTRWNSTYLMIETCLKYRDAFSHLSRIDKHFLNCPSEEEWDREEKIARVLEPFYDITKLFFGTNYPTANLYFHCFWKIQLRIMEQLEDDDTIIRAMAKEMKEKFDKYWEYYSPVLSFAVILDPRYKLQCVEFCYSKLYKQEVISMVVNLRDTLYGIFEEYKNSTSDICNMDEVASSSGGVQGRYVRHDDLSGFETYKSQLIDSDSSKSQLDLYLEEARFDYKLHEDLNVMGYWKSHSNRFPELSMMAHDILSIPITTVASESAFSIGGRILDKFRSSLLLQTAKALLCARDWLYGVPVVHDFEGESLVEDFGNLCVSQSSSYVDED, from the exons ATGGATtcaatgaatgaagaaaatgatgAGTATGGTGATACTGTTTCAAGTGCTTCAAAAAGAATGAGATGTAAGACTTCTTCTGTATGGTCGGATTTTGAAATATTACCTAAAGGTTCTAATGGGAAAGAGAGGGCAAGgtgtaaaaaatgtcaaaattcttttgttgcCTGTTCTAATGGCACTACTTCTTTGTTGCATCATAGAGCAAAATGCCATGAGGTTGACAATGAAATTGTGTCTCGTCAGCCTTTAGATCAAGCTACGTATAGGGAAATGGTTGCATTGGCAATTATTAGGCACAACTATCCATTCTCATTTGTAGAACATGAGAACAATATGTTGCTTCATTGTTATTTGAATCCTGATGTTAAGACTATATGTAGGAACACTGCAAAATCGGATGTGATAAAAATATacaggagagaaaaggaaaatttgaaaCATGATTTAAAGTCAATTACTGGGAGGTTTTGCTTAACATCAGATTTATGGTCTTCACCTAACACTTATGAGTACATGGTTCTTACAACACATTATGTTGATGAACACTGGGTGTTGCAGAagaaagttttgagtttttgtcaTGTGCTACCTCCACGTGGTGGTGTTATATTGGCAGAGAGGTTGTTAGGTTTACTGAAAGAGTGGGACATTGAGAAGAGGGTATTCACCATTACTTTAGATAATGTTTCATATAATGATACTTTGGTGAGTCATTTAAAGAGACACCCTTCTTTTAGACCTTATTTACCTTATGGTGGTGAGTTCTTTCACGTGCATTGTGGTGCACACATATTAAACCTTATCGTACAAGATGGATTAAAAGTCATAAATGAGGTTGTGTATAATTTACGTGAAAGTGTTAAATATGTGAGAGGTTTGGATCATAGGAAGTTAAGGTTTGCTCAATGTCTTTCAAAGCTTCCTTTTTTGACAAGTAAGAAAGTACGCCAAGATGTCCCAACAAGATGGAACTCAACATACTTGATGATTGAGACTTGTCTTAAGTATCGAGATGCATTTTCTCACTTGAGTAGGATTGATAAACACTTTCTCAATTGCCCTTCAGAGGAGGAATGGGATAGGGAGGAGAAGATAGCAAGGGTTTTGGAACCATTTTATGATATCACTAAGCTTTTCTTTGGGACAAACTACCCCACAGCCAACTTGTATTTCCATTGTTTTTGGAAGATTCAGTTGCGTATTATGGAACAgttggaagatgatgatacGATAATTAGAGCAATggcaaaagaaatgaaagaaaagtttgATAAATACTGGGAGTATTACAGTCCTGTGCTATCATTTGCTGTCATTTTGGATCCTAGATACAAGTTGCAATGTGTAGAATTTTGTTATAGCAAGTTGTATAAGCAGGAAGTAATATCTATGGTAGTGAATCTTCGTGATACATTGTATGGCATCTTTGAGGAATATAAGAATTCTACTAGTGATATCTGCAATATGGATGAAGTAGCATCCAGTAGTGGTGGAGTGCAAGGTCGTTATGTTAGGCATGATGATTTATCTGGTTTTGAGACATATAAGAGTCAACTTATTGACTCAGATTCAAGCAAGTCACAATTGGATTTATACTTGGAAGAGGCTCGATTTGACTATAAGTTGCATGAGGATTTGAATGTTATGGGGTATTGGAAGTCTCACAGTAATCGTTTCCCAGAACTTTCCATGATGGCACATGATATTTTGAGCATTCCCATTACTACTGTTGCCTCGGAGTCTGCATTCAGCATTGGTGGCCGCATTCTTGATAAGTTTCGCAGTTCTCTTTTGCTACAAACTGCAAAAGCTTTGTTATGTGCTCGTGATTGGCTATATGGAGTACCAG TTGTGCATGATTTTGAGGGAGAAAGCCTTGTGGAGGATTTTGGCAACTTGTGCGTATCTCAATCTAGTTCATATGTTGATGAGGATTAG